From a single Callithrix jacchus isolate 240 chromosome 5, calJac240_pri, whole genome shotgun sequence genomic region:
- the KRTAP4-1 gene encoding keratin-associated protein 4-1 — MISSCGSVCSDQGCDQGLCQETCCSPSCCQTTCCRPSCCQTTCCRPSCSQTTCCQTTCCRPSCCRPVCCQTTCRPSCSVSSCCRPVCCQTTCRPSCGVSSCCRPVCCQTTCRPRCGVSSCCRPVCCQTTCRPSCGVSSCCRPVCCQTTCCRTTCCHPSSCGSSC, encoded by the coding sequence ATGATTAGCTCTTGTGGCTCTGTCTGCTCTGACCAGGGCTGTGATCAAGGCCTCTGTCAAGAGACCTgctgcagccccagctgctgccagACCACCTGCTGCCGCCCAAGCTGCTGCCAGACCACCTGCTGCCGCCCATCCTGCTCTCAGACTACCTGCTGCCAGACCACATGTTGTCGCCCCAGCTGCTGCCGCCCAGTCTGCTGCCAGACCACCTGCCGCCCCAGCTGTAgtgtgtccagctgctgccgccCAGTCTGCTGTCAGACCACCTGCCGCCCCAGTTGTGgtgtgtccagctgctgccgccCAGTCTGCTGTCAGACCACCTGCCGCCCCAGATGTGgtgtgtccagctgctgccgccCAGTCTGCTGTCAGACCACCTGCCGCCCCAGCTGTGgtgtgtccagctgctgccgccCAGTCTGCTGTCAGACCACCTGTTGCCGTACAACTTGCTGCCACCCCAGCTCCTGTGGATCCTCTTGTTGA